In Luteolibacter arcticus, the following proteins share a genomic window:
- the recG gene encoding ATP-dependent DNA helicase RecG has protein sequence MAVPLIQAAAPLASVDFLIPKEVLSLASAGLHVAGDLLDWLPRRYEDRRRFDAFPAAPGGPAICVRGKVIDTRNRFGPRARFYEAVVEDTRSSGMGTATITCRWFNMPFLKNVIAAGQEVILHGKPKDFQGRIYIDHPDFEVIRDDGGPSIHLERIVPIYRNVSGIAQRRLREIQHRLLEEIDPASLGTPYDVDPTYPRAEAFREVHFPEAVEQADAARRRFALEEFFAVQLNVVWRRARIHDHQGRVQGTKTTLLKRFYESLPFDLTGAQKRSIKEIVADLRSPRPMNRLLQGDVGSGKTFVAMASMLLAIDSGAQAALMAPTQILAEQHYLTFKRWLEPLGVRVLLRTAAKETSTHLPLDGEPQVLIGTHALLYDKVAFTDLGLVVIDEQHKFGVSQRSRLIEQGTMPDVLVMTATPIPRTLTMTIYGDLDVSILDERPAGRGKMVTALRTAAKQTEVTKFVKDQLTTGRQAYLVYPLVEESETLKAESATEAFEKWQKRLSGHSVGLVHGKLSPEEKEEVMRRFRDGEIHALVATTVIEVGVDVPNANLMIIHHAERFGLAQLHQLRGRIGRGEHKSYCILLTDGKSAEAMEKLAVMEKTSDGFVIAEEDLRLRGPGDVLGTMQSGLGDLRFADFLADTTLLREARALADRVIEEDPSLTTRHANLLPLIQEAPAPAAQRG, from the coding sequence TTGGCTGTTCCATTGATCCAAGCCGCCGCCCCGCTCGCCTCCGTCGATTTCCTCATCCCAAAGGAAGTCCTCTCGCTTGCTTCCGCCGGCCTTCACGTCGCCGGTGACCTGCTCGATTGGTTGCCGCGCCGCTACGAGGATCGCCGGCGATTCGACGCTTTTCCCGCCGCGCCGGGCGGACCGGCGATCTGCGTCCGCGGCAAGGTGATCGACACCCGCAACCGCTTCGGCCCGCGCGCCCGATTCTACGAAGCTGTCGTGGAAGACACCCGCAGTTCGGGGATGGGAACGGCCACCATCACCTGCCGGTGGTTCAACATGCCGTTTCTGAAAAACGTCATCGCGGCCGGCCAGGAAGTCATCCTCCACGGCAAGCCGAAGGACTTTCAGGGCAGGATCTACATCGATCACCCCGACTTCGAGGTCATCCGCGACGATGGCGGGCCATCGATCCACCTCGAACGCATCGTACCGATCTACCGCAATGTCTCCGGCATCGCCCAGCGGCGGCTGAGGGAAATCCAGCATCGCCTGCTTGAGGAGATCGATCCCGCGTCGCTCGGCACGCCCTACGATGTCGATCCGACCTACCCGCGGGCCGAGGCATTTCGCGAGGTGCATTTCCCCGAGGCTGTCGAGCAGGCCGATGCCGCGCGCCGGCGCTTCGCCTTGGAGGAGTTCTTCGCGGTGCAGCTCAATGTCGTCTGGCGGCGCGCCCGCATTCACGATCACCAGGGCCGGGTGCAGGGCACGAAGACGACGCTGCTGAAACGCTTCTACGAAAGCCTGCCCTTCGACCTCACCGGCGCGCAGAAGCGCTCGATCAAGGAGATCGTCGCCGACTTGCGCTCGCCGCGGCCCATGAACCGGCTGCTGCAAGGGGACGTCGGCAGCGGCAAGACCTTCGTCGCGATGGCGTCGATGCTGCTGGCGATCGATTCCGGCGCGCAGGCCGCGCTGATGGCACCCACGCAGATCCTGGCCGAGCAGCATTACCTCACCTTCAAGCGCTGGCTCGAGCCGCTCGGCGTGCGCGTGTTGCTGCGCACGGCCGCGAAGGAGACAAGCACGCACTTGCCGCTGGATGGCGAGCCGCAGGTGCTCATCGGCACCCACGCGCTGCTCTACGACAAGGTCGCCTTCACCGACCTCGGGCTAGTGGTCATCGATGAGCAGCACAAGTTCGGCGTCAGCCAGCGCTCGCGGCTGATCGAGCAAGGCACCATGCCCGACGTCCTGGTCATGACCGCCACGCCGATCCCGCGGACCTTGACGATGACGATCTACGGCGACCTCGACGTCTCGATCCTGGACGAGCGCCCCGCCGGCCGCGGGAAGATGGTCACCGCCCTGCGCACCGCCGCGAAGCAGACCGAGGTGACCAAGTTCGTGAAGGACCAGCTCACCACCGGACGGCAAGCCTACCTCGTCTATCCGCTGGTCGAGGAAAGCGAGACGCTCAAGGCGGAGTCCGCCACCGAGGCCTTCGAGAAATGGCAGAAGCGACTTTCCGGCCACTCGGTCGGGCTTGTCCACGGCAAGCTCTCGCCCGAGGAGAAGGAGGAGGTGATGCGCCGCTTCCGCGATGGCGAGATCCACGCGCTGGTCGCCACCACCGTCATCGAAGTCGGCGTCGATGTCCCGAACGCCAACCTCATGATCATCCACCACGCCGAGCGCTTCGGCCTGGCCCAGCTTCACCAGCTCCGCGGACGCATCGGCCGCGGCGAGCACAAGAGCTACTGCATCCTGCTCACCGATGGCAAAAGCGCCGAGGCGATGGAGAAGCTCGCGGTCATGGAGAAGACCTCGGACGGCTTCGTCATCGCCGAGGAAGACCTCCGCCTGCGCGGCCCCGGCGATGTCCTCGGCACCATGCAAAGCGGCCTCGGCGACTTGAGATTCGCCGATTTCCTGGCGGATACCACGTTGCTTCGCGAAGCCCGCGCCTTGGCGGACCGGGTCATTGAGGAAGACCCATCCCTCACCACTCGCCATGCGAACTTGCTGCCGCTGATTCAAGAAGCGCCCGCTCCCGCAGCGCAACGTGGGTGA
- the lepA gene encoding translation elongation factor 4, translating into MPTSLTRNFSIIAHIDHGKTTLSDRLMEFTNTVTERESSAQLLDAMDLEREKGITIKSHPVAMVYKAKDGKTYKLNLLDTPGHVDFSYEVARSLAACEGAILMIDAAQGVEAQTVANLHLALQQNLTIIPVLNKIDLPAADVPKCRKQLEDILAIPAEDAIPASAKQGIGIEDILEAIVKRVPAPTENPDKLLRATVFDSIYDTYRGVVSYVRIFSGTVKKGQRVKLFATGKTYEVKEVGVFTPKMNAREKLVAGDVGYVIANMKSADEAKIGDTLTDNTHPCAEALPGYKEIQPMVFSGIYPIDASDYESLKTAMGKLQINDAAFTYMSESSTALGFGFRCGFLGLLHMEIIQERLRREFNMDVISTYPSVIYQVTKTNGDEVIVDNPSFFPDQQTIAEVREPLVKVFVMIPGEFIGDIMSLVMEKRGEVTNTETIDDTRVMLTCLLPLAEILVDFNDRLKSCTRGYGSMDYEHAGYRAANMVKMEMMIAGDPIEAFATIVHREKAEGYGRSLAARLKEVIPNQLFVVAIQACIGGKIIARESISAMRKDVTAKCYGGDISRKRKLLEKQKEGKKKMKAIGKVNIPQDAFIKVLKSGD; encoded by the coding sequence ATGCCCACTTCCCTGACCCGCAATTTCTCGATCATCGCCCACATCGACCACGGGAAGACCACGCTTTCGGACCGGCTGATGGAGTTCACCAATACCGTCACCGAGCGCGAGTCCAGTGCCCAGCTCCTCGATGCGATGGATCTGGAGCGCGAAAAGGGGATCACCATCAAGTCCCACCCGGTGGCGATGGTGTACAAGGCGAAGGACGGCAAGACGTACAAGCTCAATCTTCTAGACACGCCGGGGCACGTCGATTTCTCGTACGAGGTGGCCCGCTCGCTGGCCGCCTGTGAGGGCGCGATCCTGATGATCGATGCTGCGCAAGGCGTGGAAGCCCAGACGGTGGCGAACCTGCACCTGGCCCTGCAGCAGAATCTCACGATCATCCCGGTCCTCAACAAGATCGACCTTCCCGCCGCTGACGTGCCGAAGTGCCGCAAGCAGCTTGAGGACATCCTCGCCATCCCGGCGGAGGACGCCATCCCAGCCTCCGCGAAGCAGGGCATCGGCATCGAGGATATCCTGGAAGCGATCGTCAAACGCGTGCCTGCACCGACGGAAAATCCGGACAAGCTGCTGCGCGCCACCGTTTTCGACTCGATCTACGATACCTACCGCGGCGTGGTCTCCTACGTCCGGATCTTCTCCGGCACCGTGAAGAAAGGCCAGCGGGTGAAGCTCTTCGCGACCGGCAAGACCTACGAGGTCAAGGAAGTCGGCGTCTTCACCCCGAAGATGAATGCCCGCGAAAAGCTCGTGGCCGGCGATGTGGGCTACGTCATCGCGAACATGAAGTCCGCGGACGAGGCGAAGATCGGCGACACCCTCACCGACAATACCCATCCCTGCGCCGAGGCACTGCCCGGCTATAAGGAGATCCAGCCAATGGTCTTCTCCGGCATCTACCCGATCGATGCCTCCGACTACGAGTCGCTGAAGACCGCGATGGGCAAGCTGCAGATCAATGATGCGGCCTTCACTTACATGTCGGAAAGCTCGACCGCGCTTGGCTTCGGCTTCCGCTGCGGCTTCCTCGGCCTGCTCCACATGGAGATCATCCAGGAGCGCCTCCGCCGGGAGTTCAACATGGACGTGATCTCCACCTATCCGTCCGTCATTTACCAGGTCACGAAGACCAATGGCGACGAGGTCATCGTCGACAATCCGTCCTTCTTCCCCGATCAACAGACCATCGCCGAAGTCCGCGAGCCGCTGGTGAAAGTCTTCGTCATGATCCCCGGTGAATTCATCGGCGACATCATGTCGCTGGTCATGGAGAAGCGCGGCGAGGTCACCAATACGGAGACCATCGATGACACCCGGGTGATGCTCACCTGCCTGCTGCCGCTTGCGGAGATCCTCGTCGATTTCAACGACCGCCTGAAGTCCTGCACTCGTGGCTATGGCTCGATGGACTACGAACACGCCGGCTACCGCGCCGCGAACATGGTGAAGATGGAAATGATGATCGCCGGCGATCCGATCGAGGCCTTCGCCACCATCGTGCACCGTGAGAAAGCGGAAGGCTACGGCCGCTCCCTCGCCGCGCGCCTGAAGGAAGTCATCCCGAACCAGCTCTTCGTCGTCGCCATCCAGGCCTGCATCGGCGGCAAGATCATCGCTCGCGAAAGCATTTCCGCCATGCGCAAGGACGTGACCGCCAAGTGCTACGGCGGTGATATTTCCCGCAAGCGCAAGCTGCTGGAGAAGCAGAAGGAAGGTAAGAAGAAGATGAAGGCCATCGGCAAGGTGAACATCCCGCAGGATGCCTTCATCAAGGTGCTGAAGAGCGGGGATTGA